The Dunckerocampus dactyliophorus isolate RoL2022-P2 chromosome 1, RoL_Ddac_1.1, whole genome shotgun sequence genome has a segment encoding these proteins:
- the LOC129185827 gene encoding zinc finger protein 649-like, with the protein MVLHRADISEEHLHPEQLGWNSRMEQEEPQPPYIKEEEPQPPRIKEEQEETQSPYIKEEEEARSISQEREHFEGLEEFPVIGVTVKSEDDEDESEEKGEVEPPGSSSTQHMTTEADGDHCGGSQAHDLLAPLSDSDDITSHSDTDDEDSEADMTCHTDNTRWKCSLCDKTFVHKINLKIHMRRHTGEKPFACSVCGKRFSQQSNLKVHSRIHTGEKPFPCTVCGKRFNQKGDLKTHTRIHTGENPFSCSVCGKGFIKKTNLKVHTRIHTGEKPFSCSVCGKSFSQKIALTVHTRTHTREKKAFLVQRVVSDSHTVQA; encoded by the exons ATGGTGTTACACAGAGCAG ACATCAGTGAAGAACATCTTCACCCTGAGCAGCTGGGGTGGAACTCCAGGATGGaacaggaggagccacagccgccatacattaaagaggaagagccACAGCCACCCCGCATTAAAGAGGAACAGGAGGAGACCCAGTCCCcctacattaaagaggaagaggaggctcgcagcatcagtcaggagaGAGAGCATTttgaaggactggaggagttcccagtgattggtgtcACTGtcaagagtgaagatgatgaagatgaaagtgaggagaagggagaggtggagcctccaggcagcagctcaactcaacacatgacaacagaagctgatggagaccactgtggaggatcacaagcacacGACCTCTTAGCCCCACTATCGGATAGCGACGACATCACGTCACActctgacactgatgatgaagactctgaagCCGACATGAcgtgtcacactgacaacacacgctgGAAATGTTCTCTTTGTGACAAAACGTTTGTTCACAAGATAAATCTGAAAATACACATGAGAcggcacacaggagagaaacctttcgcctgctcagtttgcggtaaaagattctctcagcaGTCCAATTTGAAAGTACATTCAAGAatacacaccggagagaaaccttttccttgcacggtttgcggtaaaagattcaatcaaaaaggtgatttaaaaacacacacaagaatacacaccggagaaaaccccttttcctgctcagtttgtggtaaaggaTTCATAAAGAAGACAAATTTGAAagtacacacaagaatacacactggagagaaacccttttcctgcTCAGTATGCGGTAAAAGTTTCTCTCAGAAGATAGCTTTGACAGTACACACAAGGACACACACTCGAGAGAAAAAGGCTTTTCTTGTTCAGCGTGTGGTCAGCGATTCACACACAGTACAAGCTTGA